A stretch of DNA from Globicephala melas chromosome 19, mGloMel1.2, whole genome shotgun sequence:
TGAGGAGGGGTCGCGTCGAACGCCTTCTCGGCctctcgggggtggggggattccGTCCGCGTGCCGCGCCCCCACCTGTTCAATTCTCTTCTCGCCGCCGCCGTTCCCACTCCGCAACCCCGGCCGCCGGCTGCCCAGCCCTCGGGAGCCGACACTGGTGACGCACGCACTCGGGCGCGCGCACGCTCAGACGAAGGCGCGCGGATTCACGTCAATCTCCGCGGCCTCAAGCGCCCGAGGacatggctgggggtggggccaggCAGAGCCGGAGGGGGTCCACCATCGGGTCACGCCCCTGGGTGGGGTGTTGTCTTAAGCCCGCCCCCTCCGCCTCCATAGTTGGAGTCAGCAGTCGCGCGGGAGACGCGAGCTCGCTGCTGGCGCATGGACACGTGGGGATGTAGTCCGCATACAGCGGCGGGAGCCCGGGTGCTTGGAAAGCAGCCCATATACAGGTCTGATGCCGGGATAGGTGGGGCGCAGACGTATTTCAGAACTAGAGACAGGATACCTTAGGTATGTCACTGCACTTGGAACCCCTGACCTTCGCGGGGACTTTTATTTCTATCCCCCCTTCTCCAACGCACACAATTCAGGCGTGCGGGGGCCGTGGCTTTATTCTGGGGGCAGCCGAGGGTCAGGCACAGGACCCCgaggggaggcaggaggacaGCGGGGGTGCAGGTGCTGGCACGAGGCTGAAGAGTGCGCGTCCACCCGCTGGGGGCGAGGGCTGCGGGCAGGCCTGCAGAGAGCTGAGTGCGGCCAGGCGCTGCTCTCGGGACACGTCCCCGCGCAGGTCCAAGAGGGCGGAGACATGATCCTCGCTATGGAGTACAGGTGCGTAAGCCCCGCCCAGCCCCCCCgggtccctcctcccttcccagccGGTCTTCGCACCTCACGTCGGGAAATTGTTGCCGCAAGCCTGCCACCTCGAGACCAAGCAGCGTGGGGTCGCGGAGGTTCAGCAGCTCCCTCAAGGCGAGCAGCACTGGCGCGCACTGAACGCTCTCCTCCAGGCCCTGAACACGTCGGGGTTGGTCTCTCTCCAGCCCTCGGCCCCTACCCAACCACTGAGACTCCCGCCCATCTGCTCACCCAGATTCTCACCAAACCGAGGAAAAGCTCCCGAAGCTGGGCGGCATCGTGCCGCAGGCGCTCGGCCGCCTGGGTCCGCTCGTCAGCACCGCGGCACACTAGGCGGCCTTGCATCAGCGCACGTAGGTACTGCAGCACCACGGTACGCTCCGCCTCAGCCAGCAGCAGCTGCGGGGAGCACGATCAAATGGTTCCAGGACGCTTTTCCCATGGGCgctttcccccctccccagccttcccCCGCAAACGCACCTGGACCGCAGGATCCCGCACGTGTCGGAAGTCCTGGCAGAAGCTCGCGGTCCGCTCGCACACGTCATCCAGCAGCTCTGGGCTCGACAGCCACCGGCGAGAGGGCAGAGCAGCGAATAGGGGCTGGAGCGGAGGTCAGAGACGCGGCTGGAGGGACGATTCAGATCCGGCATTCCCCGCAGAGACCCCCCCATGCATACGCTGTatctccttctcccacccccatctccgtCTGAAGCCTCACCTGTAGCTCCGCCAGCAGCGCCTCCAACACCAGGCGGCAGATCCTCCTCTGCAACTCGTCCAGCGCTGCCTCCACCGGAGCCAAGGCCCCTGGAGCCACCCAGTCGGGCTGCAGGACGGACACGGAGGAGCTGGACCGACCAAAAGTACGGCTTCAGGACCAAGGCCAAGGCCCGAGAGGCCCTCCGTTGTCTAGCCACTCGGGCGCCACCTAGTGCCGCAAGTGTGTTCCGTGAGGGGGCAAGAAGGGCGGCTCCCTGCACTTCTGAAAGTCTGGGCCACGGATTGAGGATGGGAGTGGTGGGCTCAGCGACCTAGAAGGGACATAGGCCAGCTGCACCTGCCTCTAATTCgcggtgtgaccttgggcaagtcatgtcTTTCAGTTTCTGTTTCAGTAAGGGGAGAGAGTTAATCCCAGTCAGGAGGGAGTCAAAATCATCGTTAATTTGTTTGtcctctctgcccccaccccaaagAACATGAGACCCAAGAGGAAGGGAATGTTTTTGTTTCGTTCACAGCTGTAATGCCAGGCAtaacctggcacagagtagggccttgataaatatttgttgaatgaatgaataattgacactgtgtgccaggtactgtggtaggtacattttatgttatctCATGTGATTCTCAGAATGTCCATTATTACCCATATACTACTGATGACAAAAGCAAGATTCAGAAAGATTAggtaactggcccaaggtcacacagctagtaattaGTAGAACTAGGATAGGAACCCCAGGGCTATGTGAGTCCAAAATTCCGAAAGGCCTAGTGTGAGCTGGGTCCATACCTAATAGGTGTTCAGTCAGGGGTTAGTGAAGGTGGGGTTCGGCGGGGGCCTCCTGGTACCTGAGTGCTGATTGGTGGTTGAGGGTGGCCAGTAGGTAGGGCACGTAATGAGGGGCCGTTGCTTCCCCCCTGAGGTGGTCTCGGGAGAATCGGATCAGAGCATCACTGAAGCTGCAAAGGGCAGAGGCAGCTCCTGTATCTGCTGTCACTCTGTGCAACCCCAGTCCTTGGTACTCTGGCCCCACCTCCAAGATACCCAAGGCCCTGTTTTGAAGGAGCCCTTTTCCACAGGTGTGTCTTATCACTCAGAGCCCCTTAGCGCTGCCCCAGGATCAGGGCCAGGGGTTGGGAGTGGGTCAGTGCCTTGGCAGACCTCCTTAGGAATGCGCTCAGTTCTGACAGTGCCATGCCATGCACCCGCCGCTGCAGTGACTCACTGACCATTCTGGTCACGCGAATGTTCTCTTCCAGGATCTACAGGCAGGGATGGGCAGCCATCAGCAGAGTCCTAGTCCTgccctctttccctttccctatGAGAGCTGCCCCCCTGCCTTGCCACTTTTCACCCACCTGCAGCACGATGGCTGGCATTGGTGAGTGGTAGAAGCCAGATGGGTCTGTGTCAGGCTCCTGCTCTCGGCCCCACTCAGCTACATCCCCGTCCAGTGCCTTCTGCAGCCACTGGGCCACACTTGCCTGGGGAAAGGGGCAAGGTGCAGCAGTATGTAGCAGGGCACTGACCCTGCTAGAGACAGGTGGACATGCGACTCCACAGATACAGGCCCACAGCTGGTCGCAGAGCTGCTCTGAACCCAGGCCCCAACTACTCACCTGGACTTTGGCCACAAATATTGCCTCCAACTGCTCGATGTTCTCCAGGGTCAGGAGGGGCTCCAGATCAGACACATCAGCCTCGGGCCCTAATTCCAGGCTCCCCATCATTTCTGGCCTAGACATGGGTAGCCCAGTGTTACATTGAGCCTCCAGCCTTTGATGAACCCACTTCCCATTGCCCCAGGGACACTGACCCCAGGTACACATGCAGTGCCCAATGCAGCAAGGTGAAGGCATCGGCAGCTTCCAGCTGAGGCCCTTCCAGGAGTTGCTGCAGGCAGCGGCGCAGGCCGCTGTGCAGGGTGTGGGCCCACAGCCGGACCACGTTGTAGTGTGGTGGGCAGCAGGGTGCTACCAGTGCCTCAGCCGCGGCCAACTCTGCTGGTAGAGCCACCCGCAGAGCCTCCAGCCACTCTGCTAGTGCCCCTGGCCCAGGCTGCAGAGGTGTCCCAAAGTGGATCTGCTCCAAGCCCTCCTGTAGTGCCCGCAGACAGCGCTGCCGCCAGTCCCGGGCAGCCTGCTCCAGGGAGGTTGTGCGCCCAGCGTCCACTTCGGCCACACGCATAGCAGCCACCAGCAGGGCTGGATCCTCCCGTGCCAGCCGCCCTGCAGCCCCTGCAGCCGCCTCCACAGCCTGGCCCAGAGCCTCAGCCAGAGGGCCCAGCCCCTCGAACACTGGCAACTCCAGGCCCCCGAGAGGTGCCCACGTCTCCTCTTGTAGCTGCTCCAGTTCCCGAAGGCTCACATATGCCTCCAAGAGTCGCTGGGCATCAATCAGGGTCTGTGTGTGGGCCAATGCAGCAGGCACTAAGCAGGGAGAAGAGGCAGCCCTGGGTCTCAGCCTTCCCACCTGTGCAGTGGGTATAGCAGTAGATGCtgaggccctggggctggggtgatgtgtaaaatatttaattatcagTACAGTAGAGCATTGGTCAATCTGAAAGGACCCAGGGAAGGGCCTACATGGTGGGCCAGGGGTAAACCCTTGAGCTGATGGAACATGAGGAAGTCAGGGATCTtggagggaaggcagggaggaacTGCGGGGAACATACAAGTGGCTATTCATCCACCCCGTTAGGGAAATAGTTTAGTAAATTAACAGCCAGGTTGGCCAGAGCCACTTGGTGTCAGTCCTGACTCAGACATCCCATGCTTGGGAACCCCAGAATGAACTAATATGCACCCTTTCTTCATATGCCATTTGAAGCCTGAGTTACTGTCTGGGAGGTCGCCCACGTGTCCATCCATGCAATCTCCCACTGGCGCCCCAGGCCCTTGATCAGTGATGGTGTTTGTCGACCACCTGTCGGAGGACTGCGGCCTAGGGCCCTACACACTCACCAGCTCGCAGCCGGGGCAGCAGCTGAGACATGGCCTGCAGTTGCTTGTGTTGCACAACCTGCTCCCGCAGGGGTTCTAGGGTCTGTGCAGCCTCAGCCATACCCCAGAGCAACCCATGAGCCTGGCCCAGGGCTTCGCGGGCTCCCTGCACCGCCTCAAGGGCCCAGGCCAGCTGCCGCACACCGGTCTTCACACCCTCCAGGTATGACTGCACCACCGACTGTGGGAGAGAGGCAGCCAGTGAGGCCTGGCCAGTCCTGCAGCCCGCCCTCAGCactcctgcctcctgcctgaTGCCCACCTTGATGCGTGCTTCCAGGGAACAGGTACGCTGCACCTCGCGGCTACGGTACTGGCCGAGCCTGGCCAGCTGCTCTGGCCGGTAGAAGATGCCCGAGGCCCACTTGAGTGCTGCACCCCGGGCCAGCTGCTCCGCCCTCTCCTGCTCCGGCCACTCAGGCCCTGGGCAGGAAGAGCCTGGGCAGCCGCGTCAGTTGGGCAGGGCCTGCAGGAAGTGGCTGCCAAATCTGCTCCCCTTCCTACCCCTCGGCCTGTCCCCCAGGGCAGTccactcctctccctgccctccctatAGAGCTCCAGCCAGACCTGGCAGGGAGGACCAACCCCACCATCCCCATCTTTCTTGCCACCATCCCCCCCTCAGCCCACCCAGAAGGGCTCATACCAGGGGGAAGTGCGGGCTGCATTTTGTCCCTGGCTGCTGAGTCCATGGCTGGTGGAGCCGGAGCGGAGGTAGGAATAGGGGCGAAGGTCCAGGTTAGAGCAAGTAGAGTGGGAGCGCCTCTGAGCTGCAGCCTCCGTCTAGGCCCCACTGAGAAGGAGGAAGGTTCTTGCCCAGCCCCCTCCGGAAATGAGAGGGAGGTGGGTGTGATGGGAAGGAACCTGAGACACCTTTGCCTGCCGGGTTTCTCAGTTTTGCCCCTCAGATGCAAGTGAAACAGGGTAGGCATGGGCCTCCACTGGACACCGCTCCTGCTCTGAGTTGCAGAGGACAGTTTGATATGGAACTCACCAGGCTTGGCCAGGCGTCCAGTTCTCCCTCCTCCACAGATAGCCTTGGCCTTGAGGATGGCCCTCTCCCCTGGCCTTCTTGGCAGAGCTGGGTACTCCCACCACTGGCTCATGAGACCCACACCTCAGCATGCAGCAAGAGACTTCCTCTCCCCAAGGAAGCCTCTGTCCCACCTCTCTGCCCAggagctccctcctccctccaaggTCCCGCCCTCTCCAAGGCCACatgcagaaaggaaggaagctgaGTCTCTGGTACTTTATTCCCAACAGGAAAGAGCATCTGCACTGTGGGACAGAGTGGGGAGGGCTGGGCGCCACTTCCTCGCGGGGAGGGGGGGTGTACTCCCTGTGATCATTGAGACTTGAGCAGCCTATGCAGGATCTGTTGTGCTCAGGATACAGACATGAACTAGATGGCCCCAACCTGGATGGAGAGCGAGGTGTGCAAATATGGGTGTAGGCAACATCACAGTGTGACAACTGTGTTGACGGGCCCTTCAGAGGTGGGTGTGCCTCTGCACAGGAGCAAGAGATGACAGGCTGTCGTGAAGACGGTGTGTGGTAGGTGATCGCAGAGATGGGTGGAAGGGCTATGAAAGCTATGTTTGTCTTGGGAGTTAAAGGGAGCCATGGAAGGGACTACTAGGTAGTAATAATGTAGTGGACACTGGCTACTACCCGAATCCACCCTTCAGGACAAAGATACTTGTTCCCCCAGCTGCCAGAAATGTAGGCTGCTGAGGTCTCACAGCTGAGTCTCTCAGTCAATGTTAGGGTATAAAGGCCAGGTAC
This window harbors:
- the EXOC3L1 gene encoding exocyst complex component 3-like protein — encoded protein: MSQWWEYPALPRRPGERAILKAKAICGGGRTGRLAKPVGPRRRLQLRGAPTLLALTWTFAPIPTSAPAPPAMDSAARDKMQPALPPGSSCPGPEWPEQERAEQLARGAALKWASGIFYRPEQLARLGQYRSREVQRTCSLEARIKSVVQSYLEGVKTGVRQLAWALEAVQGAREALGQAHGLLWGMAEAAQTLEPLREQVVQHKQLQAMSQLLPRLRAVPAALAHTQTLIDAQRLLEAYVSLRELEQLQEETWAPLGGLELPVFEGLGPLAEALGQAVEAAAGAAGRLAREDPALLVAAMRVAEVDAGRTTSLEQAARDWRQRCLRALQEGLEQIHFGTPLQPGPGALAEWLEALRVALPAELAAAEALVAPCCPPHYNVVRLWAHTLHSGLRRCLQQLLEGPQLEAADAFTLLHWALHVYLGPEMMGSLELGPEADVSDLEPLLTLENIEQLEAIFVAKVQASVAQWLQKALDGDVAEWGREQEPDTDPSGFYHSPMPAIVLQILEENIRVTRMVSESLQRRVHGMALSELSAFLRSFSDALIRFSRDHLRGEATAPHYVPYLLATLNHQSALSSSVSVLQPDWVAPGALAPVEAALDELQRRICRLVLEALLAELQPLFAALPSRRWLSSPELLDDVCERTASFCQDFRHVRDPAVQLLLAEAERTVVLQYLRALMQGRLVCRGADERTQAAERLRHDAAQLRELFLGLGLEESVQCAPVLLALRELLNLRDPTLLGLEVAGLRQQFPDVSEDHVSALLDLRGDVSREQRLAALSSLQACPQPSPPAGGRALFSLVPAPAPPLSSCLPSGSCA